A segment of the Deinococcota bacterium genome:
GGTCGCCGTCGGCATAAACACCATTATAGAGTATCTTGCGAGGTATTGCAATATACTTCGCTTTGCTCAGCACAAAATTCGTCCCCACGGATAAATCCGGGGGCTTTCTTTTGTGTTTTTCCGGTAAGTCGAGCTGAATGAGCTTGTTGCCGGGTTGGTCCAAGAGGAGATGGCATACACTATTTTAACCCCTAGACTATACTCTAGAAGTTGAGCCGGGCGGCTGTAAGGGTATTAACGTCTCTATACTTTGGAGGATCTATGACCGAACAGCTCATCTCGCTAAACGTCGGCATACCCGGCACCCTTACCTACCTCGGGAAAGAGGTGCCGAGCAGCTTCATAAAGACCGCCGTGCAAGGTGCCGTATGGCTGAACCGGGGCGGGCTCGCGGGCGATGAGCAGGCGGATCCCAAGAACCATGGCGGGCCGGATAAAGCAGTCTGCACCTACCCACAGGAGCACTACAGTTACTGGTCTTCACGCCTAAACCGCACCTTGCCGGTCGCGGCCTTCGGTGAAAACTTTACCACTGCGGGGCTACTTGAAGGGGCCGTTTGTATCGGCGACATCTTCGAGGTCGGGGGTGCCGCCGTGCAGGTCTCACAACCGCGTCAGCCGTGTTTCAAGCTCGCTGCCCGTCACGAGGAGCCCACGCTCGCCCTATGGGTGCAGGAGACGGGTTTTACCGGCTTTTACTTCCGCTGCCTGAAAGCGGGGTGGGTCAGCTCTGGCGAGCCGCTCGAGCTTGTTCACCGCAACCCGTATGGGCTCACCGTCGCGGAGGCGAATCGCCTCATGCACTACGACAAGGACGACATCAAGGGGCTCGAGCGGCTGCTCGATGTGCCCGAGCTTTCGTCAAGCTGGCGCAGGACCTTTGAGAAGCGCCTGGTAGGGCGGGCGGACAGCACACAGGAAAGACTTCAAGGACTGAGAAGGGAGCCCATTAAGAGAGGGGGCGAGAGGTAGGCAACCGGCTTGAAGGTCACCCCTTCAAGTCAACGTCGTGAGAAAGAGGAGCAATCAGTGACCCACTCCTTAGGCATCAATGCGTTTGAGAGACGAAGTTCCTATGATTCAGTCGAGCGTATCCGGGTCGACGTAATAGAAAGGGACCACATAGAAAAGGGACCACAAGGTCCGCCCTCAGCCACTTGTCCTTCTGGAAACCCCACAGGGTCGTCAGCCTGTCGCCGCAGGCAGAGACCTTGTGCTAGACTCACGGCACGATGATCACGATCGATACAGTTGCCACGGTGACGCCTGAGGGCAAGCTCGTGATCGAGTTGCCCGCCAAAATAGCTCCGGGAGAACACCGGGTGGTCGTCGTTATCGACACGGAGTTGAAGACCGCTCCTCTAGAGCTACCCACCGCCAATGTCGGTCTCTGGCCTGAAGACCTGTCGCTCAGCCGCGAAGACCTCTATGGCGATGACGGCAGATAAGCCGCTGTTTCTCGATACCAATGTTCTCGTCTATGCTACCGTAGTCGCACCATGCGGACGCTCATATTAGTGAAACACGCTATGCCTGACCTCCGACCCGAAATAGCGGCCAAAGACTGGACGTTGTCCGAATCAGGACGGGACGCTTCGAGAAGACTTGCCCAAAAGCTCGCCCCTTATGACCCTGCCGTCATCATCGGCAGCCTCGAGCCCAAAGCCACGGAGACAGGTGAAATCGTCGCCGGAGAACTCTCGCTTCCCTTCAAAGTTGCAAACGACCTGCACGAGCACGACCGAACAAATGTCCCTTTCGAGACAAGGCAAGGCTTCGAGAGCAAGATGCGAACTTTTTTCGAGAAGCCCGAGATGCTGACCTTCGGTCAGGAAACGGCGCTCGAGGCGCAGGAGCGGTTTGTCCGTGCCATCGACGAGGTGCTCGAGCGGCATCCTGACGGCAACCTCGTCGTCGTCGCCCACGGCACCGTCATCAGCCTCTTGGCGGGGGCTCGAGCGGGCACCAAGCCCTTTGAGCTTTGGCAAACACTCGGCCTGCCTTCTTATCTGGTCTTCTCACTGCCCGAGTTTGCACTCCTGGAAACTGTAGGCTCAGCGGCCTAGCTCGAGTGCGCCCGCGCCCCTCGCTCGTCGACGACCCGCTGGGCGACGTGCTGCGGCACCTCGGCGTAGTGCTCCAACTTCACCGAAAAGGCGCCGCGGCCGCCCGTCATCGAGCGCAGGTCGGCGGAGTAGGTCTGGATCTCGGCCATCGGCACGTGGGCGCTGATGGTGCTCACCGAGCCCTCGGCGTCCATACCCAGGATGCGCCCCCGGCGGGTGTTGAGGTCGCTGATCACGTCGCCGGTAAAGCGCTCGGGCACCCGCACCTTGACGAGCGCTACGGGCTCCAGGAGACAGGGGCTGGCCGCCTTCATGGCCTCCTTGAAGGCGTGCGCCGCGGCGATCTGAAAGGCGATGTCCTTGGAGTCGACGGGGTGGTCCTTGCCGTCGTAGATGATAGCCTTTACGTCCATCACCAAAAAACCGGCCAGGACGCCCTCCGACAGCGCGCCGCGGACGCCCTTCTCGCAGGACGGCACGAACTGGCTGGGGATGGTGCCGCCGACGACCTCGCTGGCGAACTCGAAGCCCGCGCCGCGCGCGAGGGGCTCGACCCTGAGCGCGACCTCGGCGAACTGGCCCGCGCCGCCAGACTGCTTTTTGTGGCGGTAGCGGGCGTCACCGGTGCCGCCGATCGTCTCGCGGTAGGCGATCTTGGGCCGCCGCGTCAAGACGTCGACGCCGTAGCGCTCGCGCAGCTTGTCGCCGGCGACCTCCAAGTGGACGTGGCCCATGCCCGAGAGGACCGTCTCGCGGGTATCCTGGTTGCGCTCCAGGGTCAGGGTGATGTCCTCGTCCAAGAGCTTGTGCAGGGCAGGACCCAATTTGTCCTCGTCGGCGCGCGACTTGGGATAGAGCGCGACCGACATGACCGGCGAGGGCAGGCGCATGGGCATGAGCTCGCAGAGGTGGCCCTTATCGCAGAGGGTGTCGCCGGTCCTCAGCTCCGCTACCTTGGTGAGCGCGCCGATGGCGCCGGGGCCGAGCTCCTTGACCTCGGTGAGGTCCTTGCCCCCCGGCACGTAGAGGTGGCTCACCCTGAGCTCGGCGTCCTGAGAGGAGTTGTAGAGGCTGTCGCCGGCCCTCAAGGTACCCGTCCACACCCGAAGCAGGCTGACCTTGCCGAGGTAGGGGTCGACGGTGGTCTTGAAGACGCGGGCGCAAAAGCCCGGGTGCGCCTGTGGCTCGAGCTCCGCGCCGTCCTTTAGGAGCAAGGCCTGGTGGCGCTCGGGGCGGCGCACGCCCTCGGTCATCAGGTCGAGCAGGAGGCTGGCGCCCACCCCCAGCGTCGCCGCGGTGAGCAGGACCGGGGTGAGCTCGCCGCGGCGCACCGCGCGGTGAAAGGCCGCCCCGAGCGCCTCCTCGGCTAAGGGGGCGTCCTCGAGGTACTGCATCATCAGCGCGTCGTCGGTCTCGACGATGGCCTCGACGAGGCGCTCGCGGTATTCCTCGGCGACGCCCCTGACCTCGCCTGGAACGGGCACCTCCTCGGGCTGGCCCTGGGGCCACGCGTAAGCCTTCATCCTGAGCACGTCCACGACGCCCCGGAAGGTCGCGGCCTGGCCGATGGGAACCTGCAGGGCGGCGACGTTGCCGGGCAGGCTCGCGGTGACATCGGCCATGGTGCGGTAGAAGTCGGCGTTCTCCCGGTCCATCTTGTTGATGACCAGGGTGATCGGCAGGTCCCGCTCCTGCGCGCTCGTCCACACCCGCTCGGTGCCGACCGCCACCCCCGACACCGCCGAGACCACCACCAGCGCGGCGTCGGCGACGTTCTGGGCGCCGCGAATCTCGCCCACGAAGTCGGCGTAGCCGGGCGTGTCGAGCAGGTTGAAGGGATGGCCTTGCCAGGTCAGCGGCAGGACGCCGGTGTAGATGGAGATCTTGCGGCGCTGCTCTTCCGGCCTAAAGTCGGAGGCGGTCGTGCCGTCCTCGACCCGGCCCATGGCGGGCTTGGCGCCACTGCGGTACAGCAGCGCCTCGACGAGCGAGGTCTTTCCTGCTCCGCTATGCGACAAGACGACGACGTTGCGAACGCTGGCTTCCATCTTCTCCCCTTTCGCGGCGCTGCGTCTAATGGGCTGATTATAGCAGCAGCGCTTACGGGTGATAAGGGGTAAGCTGGCCCGTGGCGACCGAGCTCGAGTACAAGTTCACCCTCGAGGGGGACGTTCCCGATATCGTAGCGCCCGATGGTGCAGCGCTGGAGGCCCTCTTGCGTCCGGCGGGCTTCGGCATGGAGGCGCGGCCGCTTCGCCTTCAGCACGACCGCTACTTTGACAGCCGTACGGGCGCGCTCGAGCTGGCCGGCCTGGCCTTGCGGCTGCGCAGCTTTGGCGAGACCCGCCTGGTCACGCTGAAGCGCAAGGGCAGGGGCCAGGACGGCCTGCACCGCCGCGAGGAGCTCGAGCTGCCCTTCACGGGCGACTGGCCGGAAGGGCTGCGCGAGGCCCTGCGCGGCCTCGACCCCGGCAGCCTGGAGCCCGTAGCCGACCTCTTCGCCGAGCGCCGACGCTTCGTCATCACCCGTGAGGAGAGGGCGCTGGCCGAGCTGTCCTTCGATGCGGTGCGAGCCGTTCGCCCCGGCGGCGGGGCGAGCGCCTTCTTCCGCGAGGTCGAGCTCGAGGCCCTCACCGCCGACGCAGAGACGCTGGCCCACCTTGCCGGAGTCCTGCAGGGGGGCCTGAGGCTCTCGCCCAATGCGGTGAACAAGCTCGAGCGCGCTAGAGCGCTCCTGGAGGCCGAAGAGGGAGGCGAGGATGGCTGAGCGGACCCTCTACCTCATCCGCCACGCCAAGGCCGCCGCGCGCGGCCCCGACTATCCCGACGACCGCCTGCGGCCCCTGGTCGCCAAGGGCCGCGACCAGGCGGCGGCGCTGGCCCGCGCCCTGGCCTGTTTGGGCTGGCGCTTCGACAGGCTGTTCTCGAGCCCCTACAGCCGCGCCCGGCAGACCGCCGCGGCCTTGACCGAGGCCTTGAGCCCTTGCGCGAAGGGCAAGGTCGAGGCGCTTGACGCGCTCTGCGCCGACGACTACGCCACCCTGCTGGCGCAGTTGGGGGCCGGGCTGGGCCCGGCGGCGGAGCACGTCGCCCTGGTAGGCCACCAGCCCTACCTCGGCGAGCTGGCCTCGCTGCTCCTCGGCGGCGACCCCTACCGCAGCCGCGTCCGCTTCAAGAAGGGCGGCCTGCTCATCCTCTCGGGACCTCTGGGCGTGGGCGGGATGCGCTTGGAGGGCTCCCTCACCCCGGCGGTCTACCGCCACCTGCGCTAGCTCCAGGAGACCCCTACATGAGGGGAACCTGGTACGAGCGAAGACGCTATGACTAGAGCGAATTGCAGCATTGCGCTACTTGTAGCCGTG
Coding sequences within it:
- a CDS encoding MOSC domain-containing protein is translated as MTEQLISLNVGIPGTLTYLGKEVPSSFIKTAVQGAVWLNRGGLAGDEQADPKNHGGPDKAVCTYPQEHYSYWSSRLNRTLPVAAFGENFTTAGLLEGAVCIGDIFEVGGAAVQVSQPRQPCFKLAARHEEPTLALWVQETGFTGFYFRCLKAGWVSSGEPLELVHRNPYGLTVAEANRLMHYDKDDIKGLERLLDVPELSSSWRRTFEKRLVGRADSTQERLQGLRREPIKRGGER
- a CDS encoding histidine phosphatase family protein — protein: MPDLRPEIAAKDWTLSESGRDASRRLAQKLAPYDPAVIIGSLEPKATETGEIVAGELSLPFKVANDLHEHDRTNVPFETRQGFESKMRTFFEKPEMLTFGQETALEAQERFVRAIDEVLERHPDGNLVVVAHGTVISLLAGARAGTKPFELWQTLGLPSYLVFSLPEFALLETVGSAA
- the fusA gene encoding elongation factor G, whose product is MEASVRNVVVLSHSGAGKTSLVEALLYRSGAKPAMGRVEDGTTASDFRPEEQRRKISIYTGVLPLTWQGHPFNLLDTPGYADFVGEIRGAQNVADAALVVVSAVSGVAVGTERVWTSAQERDLPITLVINKMDRENADFYRTMADVTASLPGNVAALQVPIGQAATFRGVVDVLRMKAYAWPQGQPEEVPVPGEVRGVAEEYRERLVEAIVETDDALMMQYLEDAPLAEEALGAAFHRAVRRGELTPVLLTAATLGVGASLLLDLMTEGVRRPERHQALLLKDGAELEPQAHPGFCARVFKTTVDPYLGKVSLLRVWTGTLRAGDSLYNSSQDAELRVSHLYVPGGKDLTEVKELGPGAIGALTKVAELRTGDTLCDKGHLCELMPMRLPSPVMSVALYPKSRADEDKLGPALHKLLDEDITLTLERNQDTRETVLSGMGHVHLEVAGDKLRERYGVDVLTRRPKIAYRETIGGTGDARYRHKKQSGGAGQFAEVALRVEPLARGAGFEFASEVVGGTIPSQFVPSCEKGVRGALSEGVLAGFLVMDVKAIIYDGKDHPVDSKDIAFQIAAAHAFKEAMKAASPCLLEPVALVKVRVPERFTGDVISDLNTRRGRILGMDAEGSVSTISAHVPMAEIQTYSADLRSMTGGRGAFSVKLEHYAEVPQHVAQRVVDERGARAHSS
- a CDS encoding CYTH domain-containing protein — protein: MATELEYKFTLEGDVPDIVAPDGAALEALLRPAGFGMEARPLRLQHDRYFDSRTGALELAGLALRLRSFGETRLVTLKRKGRGQDGLHRREELELPFTGDWPEGLREALRGLDPGSLEPVADLFAERRRFVITREERALAELSFDAVRAVRPGGGASAFFREVELEALTADAETLAHLAGVLQGGLRLSPNAVNKLERARALLEAEEGGEDG
- a CDS encoding histidine phosphatase family protein, with translation MAERTLYLIRHAKAAARGPDYPDDRLRPLVAKGRDQAAALARALACLGWRFDRLFSSPYSRARQTAAALTEALSPCAKGKVEALDALCADDYATLLAQLGAGLGPAAEHVALVGHQPYLGELASLLLGGDPYRSRVRFKKGGLLILSGPLGVGGMRLEGSLTPAVYRHLR